The Thermus hydrothermalis nucleotide sequence CGGAGGAGCCGCTCCACCTCGCCCTTGAGCCACGTGGTCTTCCCCGTCCCGGGCGGCCCGTAGACCCGGAGGCGGCTAGAACCAGTCAACCCCTTCATCGCTTAGCACCTCCCCCTCCTCTTCGGTTGAGAAATCTTTCTCACCCTTAGCGGTAGTCAGGTAGTCAGATGAGCCCGACCATCTGACTACCCGAGAAACCCCGTTCTGCACGGGCTTCGTGCCTCCGGTAGTCAGGTAGTCAGATGATTGCGAGGTGTTCGGCTCGTTTTTGTATCTGACTACCTGACTACCTCCCACCTTTTCGCCGTCCAGGACGCTATTCGCGAAGTAGTCAGATGCGCTGGGGGTTCCGACTATCTGACTACCTGCGAACGCGTTCTCATTAGCCGCCTCCTCGGAAGGCTCAGAAGGCACCCACTCGGGAGGCAGGAGGGAGGCCGGGATGGCCCAGTACCGCCGGGTGCGGTTGGCACCACTCCCCTTGCGCTGGACCTTGACGGGCTCCGCCCCGTAGCGCCGGAGGAGGAGGGCCATCTCCCTGGGGCGGATGCGGTGCCCCCTCCGGTCTCCCACCCAGGAGGCGAAGTTCGTGGCGTTTATGGCGAGGTCGCCCTTCCAGTAGAGGGGTAACTCCATCCGGAAGTGGCTCTCCCACGCCTGGGGGTCGTCCTCCCGGGCGGGGGAGCGCTCGTCCAGGTAGGCCTCCAGCCAGGCCCGGAGGAGGTCCAGCTCCTCCGCCTCGGGAGCCTCCACGTCCTCCGAGGCGTCCATGATGGCCTGGGCCATGTCGTCCCAGTAGCGCTGGTCCAGCCAGCGGGGGAGCACTTTTAGGACCTCCGCCACCCGCACCCGCACCTTCCGCTGGCTCGCCAGGCTCTCCACGCTCCCGATGTCCACCTTCTGCCCGCCTTCCAGGACGAGGACGTACTGGCGGGGGGTGCTCTGGATGCAGAGGACGCGCTCCACCCCCGGGATCCACTCCTGCACCCTGCTCAGGGCTTCCTCCCGGCTCAAGCGGGGCGGAGGGGCGAGGCTCACTCTCTCCACGGCGGCACCACCCCCTTCCTGGGCTTGAGGCCGAGCAGGCGCTCAGGGCGCGGGGCGGGCTTCCGCTTCCCGGCCTCGAGGCCCGACCGGACCGTCCCCTCCACCTCGGCGCGTTCGGAGGGCTGGAAGACCTTCTCTGCCTCCCCGAAGAGGAGCGCCCTCGCTTCCTCCTCGGAGATGAGCCCCCCGCCCACCAGTCGCCCGAGCTGGTAGGCCATGCGGTTCAGGGCGTTGTTGCGGTTCCCCGGCGTGGCCTCGCGGGCGAACTCGTTGACGATGCGAGCCAGGGCCGCCTCGGCGTAGCGGCGGATGTGGTAGCCGGGCTCGTCCTCCCGGACGTGGTTGGCGGCGTAGCCCCGGACGAGCCCCTTCCTGAGGGCTTCGGGGCCGTGGCGCGCCACGAGGTTCACATCGTAGACGTCCAGGAGGAATCCGGTCCCCTTCTCGGGGTGCCACGCCGCCAGGAGGACGCCGAACTCCAGCAGGGCGGCGTGCGCTTCCACCTCGTACCCCTCCGCCTCGAGGGCGACCCTGGCCCACCGCACCGCCGTGGGGGAGAAGGAGTAGTAGCGCCACTCCTCCGGGGTCGTGTCGTACAGGGCGCGGTGGGCCATGGCTCCTCCTACCAGAGGTCTTCAGCCGCCTTCTGGGCCGCCTTCTGAGCCCGCTTCCTCGGGACCGGGGCGTACTGGATGATGTTGGTCACCACCCGGTCCCCCTTCTCCTTCGTGGCGATGGTGAGGAGCACGGGCCTGCCGGGGGCGGTGATCTCCTCCTCGCCCATGCGGATCATCACCCCTTTCACCGGCTCCTTCCCCTCCGTGAAGAAGAAGGGCAGGCGCTTCAGGTCCTCGGGGCTCTTCACCCCGGGGATGTCCATGTCCAGGAGGCTCGCCTCCTGAGGCCCGACCGCCCGGCCCCAGAGGGCCCCCACCACCTGCCAGAACTTGGACTTCTCGTTGTAGAGGAGCCCGTAGGAGCCATCGGGGGTTCTACCGATGGAGGGGATGTTGACGAGACCGGAGAGGCGCCCCTCGTCGTCCTCAAAGATGAAGCGCAGGGCGGGCTTGGGCTCCTCGCTGAACTGGCTCGCCATCAGCCCAGCCTGCACCTCCACCAGCTGGAACTCGTACGTCCCGGGCTCCCTGACCACCTGCTCACCGTTCCGCTCTGGTACCATGCCTTTGAAGATCCCCATGATCTACCTCCTTCGGCCTTCTTCGGCCATTGGGAACGGGGTTTCCTCCCCGTAGTCCCCTGCGTCAACGGGGAAGGGCACCAGGCCCTCCCCGCCGCATGCGTGGCAGTCCTGCCACCACTCGTCCGCGAGGTCCTGGGGGACTTCCCACGAGCGAGCCATGGGATGCGTCCACACCACCCCCTCCCCCCGGCACACGGGGCAGAGGGCGCGGGGGGCCCGGAGGTCCCCCAGGAGCTCCCACCAGGGGCCCCAGCCCTCGCGCTCCAGCCGCGTGGCCAGGGCCCTGGCGGCCTCGGGGCGGGACCGCGCGAGGCCCCTGAGACGCCCCACCAGTCCCTCGGAGTTGGCCTGATACCAGGCGGTGCGCCAGTCCCTACGCATGGCGCACCCCTTTGAGGGCCCGCCGGAGCTCCGGCAAAGCCATGCGGAGCAAGTAGATTTCCCCCCGGGCCTTGGGCCACGCCCAGGCCCAGTGAGGGTCCTCCAGGTACTGCTCGGGCCTAGGGGGGGACTTCATCCAGTCCCCCCAGGCGTACTCCAGCACCCGGAGGCGGTCCTCCAGGCGCTGGAGATAGTCCTCCCAGGACTCCCCGCGCTCCCGAGGGGGGAGGGTTGGGTACTTCTCCAGCACCCGCCGCAGAGCTGTGGTATACTGAACCTGCGCCTGTCTAGTCATTCGTATCACCTCCACTAGGCCAGGGCCTCCACCCTGGCCTTCCTCACGGCCACGTGGCCGTAAAGGACCTGTTCAACGCCCCCCTGCTCCACGAACTCCACGAGGGCGGAGTGGGGGACCAGGATCCTCCTCCCCACCCGGGCCACGCGGATCTGCCCGGCCCGGATGAGGTAGCGCATGGTGCGCTCCCCGATGCCCAGCACTCTGGCCGCCTGGGCGATGTTGTAGGCCACGGGGTGGCCCAGGGGCTGGGTCAGGGCGGTCTGTGGGGCGGTCGTGGGGTTAGGCATTGGAAACCTCCTCTGTTTTCACTTGTAGTGAAAGGCCAAGGGCAAAAAAAAAAAAAAAGCCGTTCAAGGGTGTTCAGGGTCGGCTTGCGCCGGCCGGTTTCTATTTCTGCGAGGTACTGGCGGCTAATCCCTACTCGGGCGGCAAGCTCTTTTTGCGTTAGCCCAAGCTGCGCTCGCCTTTGCTTGATGGTTTCACCTACCCCGGCCATCTGTTTCAGAGTCTACCACACTTCCTTCGTGTGTCAACTCCCTGCGACAATAAGGGCGAAGGAGGGAAGGTTATGGCGGCGGGAGTGGAGATCGGAGATCGGGCCGGGGTAGCTATCCGGCGCAGGATGCGGGAGTTGGGGCTAAGCCAGCCGGATCTGGGTAGAGCCCTCGGGCGTTCTCACTCTTGGGTAAACATGTACCTGCTTGAGCGCCCTGCTTACACGCTTAGGCGTATGTGGGTTCAGAACCCTGACCTCATCGCGCGCCTTCTCAAAGCGCTTCAGTGGACCCCAGAGGAGTT carries:
- a CDS encoding helix-turn-helix domain-containing protein, whose product is MPNPTTAPQTALTQPLGHPVAYNIAQAARVLGIGERTMRYLIRAGQIRVARVGRRILVPHSALVEFVEQGGVEQVLYGHVAVRKARVEALA
- a CDS encoding helix-turn-helix domain-containing protein; the encoded protein is MAGVGETIKQRRAQLGLTQKELAARVGISRQYLAEIETGRRKPTLNTLERLFFFFCPWPFTTSENRGGFQCLTPRPPHRPP